In a genomic window of Corynebacterium choanae:
- a CDS encoding transporter substrate-binding domain-containing protein has translation MSILPLNPPAAPIAACPQSVGCHRRTRQLLAVLTGISVAVAGCGQTTTPPLAVPTFRHDPTTTQPNTPPIDLQNRPDTDFIPLPPGARTGTAGLLHGDTTNDRDWQALAEQTGYQGRSIAPGDFTPQQRVPQIVRRGRIIIGVQAGQYLLSYRNPATGELTGFEIDIAHEIARDIFGDPGAVEFRFVDASSWREQLAAGSIDMVFRSLSITPQRETALSFSAPYLRSNTRLLVPKSSPITDPDSLGDTRVCVRNDSTPALLARTAREVFPLLMTNNWADCLVAMQQSQADAIFADDTVLAGLAAQDPHTHIVGTPVTEEFYGAAFPASSSPEVEGLIAQVNATIERMRREGTLAALANTWFGEYFVVSPLPAPVYREAEAHLPAAPEPQPADERAAQVSHRAASPARTSSPDATDEKDSHR, from the coding sequence ATGTCGATCCTTCCCCTCAACCCGCCAGCCGCCCCGATAGCAGCATGCCCCCAGTCGGTGGGATGTCACCGCCGCACACGACAACTACTTGCAGTTCTCACCGGGATCAGTGTTGCCGTGGCCGGCTGTGGACAGACCACCACACCCCCTCTTGCGGTGCCAACATTTCGACACGATCCCACCACCACGCAACCCAACACCCCACCGATTGATCTGCAGAACCGCCCAGACACGGACTTTATCCCCCTGCCACCGGGGGCACGAACCGGCACCGCCGGGCTGCTGCACGGCGACACCACCAATGATCGGGACTGGCAGGCGCTGGCAGAACAAACCGGCTACCAGGGGCGCAGCATAGCCCCCGGGGATTTCACCCCACAACAGCGAGTTCCGCAGATTGTGCGGCGCGGCCGCATCATTATCGGGGTGCAAGCCGGCCAATATCTCTTGTCCTATCGCAACCCGGCAACCGGGGAACTCACCGGCTTTGAGATCGATATTGCCCACGAGATTGCGCGCGATATTTTCGGTGACCCTGGCGCGGTGGAATTCCGCTTTGTGGATGCTTCCAGCTGGCGGGAGCAGCTTGCCGCCGGCAGCATCGACATGGTGTTCCGTTCCTTATCAATCACCCCTCAGCGGGAAACAGCACTATCGTTTTCGGCACCGTATCTGCGCAGCAACACGCGCCTGCTGGTGCCGAAAAGCTCCCCGATTACTGACCCTGATTCCCTGGGCGATACCCGGGTGTGTGTTCGCAACGATTCCACCCCGGCACTGCTCGCCCGCACGGCACGGGAAGTGTTTCCCCTCCTGATGACCAACAATTGGGCGGACTGTTTAGTGGCAATGCAACAGTCGCAGGCCGATGCAATATTTGCCGATGATACGGTGCTTGCCGGTTTGGCCGCCCAAGATCCGCACACCCATATTGTGGGCACCCCGGTAACGGAAGAGTTTTACGGGGCCGCGTTTCCCGCATCGTCCTCCCCGGAAGTCGAGGGGCTGATCGCCCAAGTCAATGCGACGATTGAACGAATGCGCCGGGAGGGAACGTTAGCAGCGTTAGCAAACACCTGGTTTGGGGAGTATTTTGTGGTTTCTCCGCTGCCAGCACCGGTGTATCGCGAAGCAGAGGCACATCTGCCAGCCGCCCCTGAGCCGCAGCCTGCTGACGAGCGCGCAGCACAGGTTTCCCACCGGGCAGCATCACCTGCCCGGACATCATCCCCGGATGCCACCGATGAAAAGGACAGCCACCGATGA
- a CDS encoding serine/threonine protein kinase, whose protein sequence is MTAAAHDPASTPQRHPADPAEPVATEAVLFDPFADDDDANTTASHATTGTHPTPDTDTQPASDPAATAAVLFDPFADDDDEDEDDKDNGEAHAHSMHGSQDGNDQHPQTSTAPESPSLDIADLARGGSGTASDQAGTATSPTAHEDYVPGHTNREHSSTNEVQPAATTAVAFNPFEEDDDTSDDFGYPIGVAAASQLPSPAATSATPPRRGRVGGKALIAESDIQALLEDLSQLHQQGAENPHDPSQQSRQQALSTFKSSRRNERFGRLIADGMVELPFIELPEPMEALIDPADDIARGVAAPTLQPGDIVANQYEVCGVIAHGGMGWIYLAKDQNVSGRWVVLKGMFTADSPQSKAIAEVEKDFLSDITHPQIVKIFNFIDDHNHEAEYIVMEYVGGPSLKDRKKDSPDGVLDVTLAIGYLLEVLPAIDYLHSRGVVYNDFKPDNIIVTEDQVKLIDLGAVSGIGAYGYIYGTKGFQAPEVATEGPSVRSDIYSIGRTLAVLTLPIPLIDGVYEQRLPLPTEMPLLREYLSFYRLLLRATNPDPQVRFPDIRQFATQLYGVLREILAVRDGKHFPAQHSLFSPQRTTFGTKHAVFRTDQLIDGISRQVRITPPEVVAALPVPLIDRTDVGASLLQGSSYAEPSEALETMRQAMQAEEYQTSAEIPLGVVRALLDLGLTLQAQSWLKTLEATLGDDWRHQWYSGVTHLLLEDYSAAQVHFNNVLNILPGEAAPKLALAAVDELMLQAQGNHTTGLLGEENTRLCNRPGTTLEDIDQSTMDILGERWTHLTANPVALRFHSLRLYGLVWATNPATVSSAFGLARQLNAEGQVELAVAALDRVPQASRHHRMAQLTTIVLLVSGPAEQLTESRIRRAARRLEAIPTNEPRLLQIHVAIQYAALKWLRAHHLQAAASVNDLLGFPFTHRGLQLGLADGLRALARQAPFPRHRYQLVDMANSVRPATWF, encoded by the coding sequence ATGACGGCCGCCGCCCATGACCCTGCCAGCACACCCCAGCGGCACCCTGCCGATCCTGCAGAGCCGGTCGCCACTGAAGCGGTGCTGTTTGATCCTTTCGCCGACGATGACGATGCCAACACCACCGCGTCACATGCCACCACCGGGACACACCCCACCCCAGACACTGACACACAGCCGGCAAGTGATCCTGCGGCAACCGCGGCAGTACTCTTCGACCCCTTCGCCGACGACGATGATGAAGACGAAGATGACAAGGACAATGGCGAAGCACACGCACACAGCATGCACGGCAGCCAAGACGGCAACGACCAACACCCTCAGACCAGCACTGCGCCTGAGTCACCAAGCCTGGATATAGCCGATCTTGCCCGTGGGGGAAGTGGCACTGCCAGCGACCAAGCGGGCACCGCCACCAGCCCCACTGCCCACGAAGACTATGTGCCCGGCCACACCAATCGGGAGCATTCTTCCACCAACGAAGTACAACCCGCCGCAACGACTGCTGTGGCATTTAACCCATTTGAAGAAGACGACGATACCAGCGACGATTTCGGCTATCCGATTGGGGTTGCTGCCGCCAGCCAACTCCCCAGTCCTGCCGCAACTTCCGCAACCCCACCCCGGCGGGGACGAGTGGGGGGCAAAGCGCTCATCGCCGAATCCGATATTCAAGCCCTCCTTGAAGATCTGTCCCAGCTGCATCAGCAGGGCGCGGAAAACCCGCATGATCCTTCCCAACAATCCCGCCAGCAAGCCTTATCGACGTTTAAATCTTCCCGCCGCAATGAACGCTTTGGCCGGCTGATCGCCGACGGCATGGTGGAGCTACCGTTTATTGAGCTTCCTGAACCGATGGAAGCACTCATCGATCCAGCGGACGATATTGCCCGCGGTGTCGCCGCCCCTACCCTGCAGCCGGGCGATATTGTCGCCAACCAGTATGAAGTGTGTGGGGTGATCGCCCACGGCGGCATGGGCTGGATCTATTTAGCGAAAGACCAAAATGTGTCTGGCCGCTGGGTGGTGCTCAAGGGGATGTTCACCGCCGACTCGCCGCAGTCGAAAGCTATTGCCGAAGTAGAAAAAGACTTCCTGTCCGATATCACCCATCCGCAGATTGTAAAAATCTTCAACTTTATCGACGACCATAACCATGAAGCTGAATATATTGTTATGGAATATGTCGGCGGCCCGTCGTTGAAGGATCGGAAAAAAGACAGCCCCGACGGGGTGTTGGATGTCACCTTAGCCATCGGCTATCTGCTCGAGGTGCTGCCGGCTATTGACTATCTGCACTCCCGCGGTGTGGTCTATAACGATTTCAAACCGGATAATATTATTGTCACCGAAGACCAGGTGAAACTTATCGACTTGGGCGCAGTGAGCGGGATCGGCGCCTACGGCTATATTTATGGCACGAAAGGCTTCCAAGCCCCCGAAGTGGCCACGGAAGGCCCGTCGGTTCGGTCAGATATTTACTCTATTGGGCGCACCCTTGCCGTGCTCACCTTGCCGATTCCGCTTATCGATGGGGTGTATGAGCAACGCCTGCCGCTACCAACAGAGATGCCACTGCTGCGGGAATACTTATCCTTCTACCGGCTGCTGCTGCGAGCAACCAACCCTGATCCGCAAGTCCGTTTCCCAGATATTCGCCAATTCGCCACCCAGCTCTACGGGGTGCTGCGGGAGATCCTCGCGGTTCGGGATGGGAAACACTTCCCCGCACAGCATTCCCTGTTTTCACCGCAACGTACCACCTTTGGCACGAAACATGCAGTGTTTCGTACCGACCAGCTCATCGACGGGATTTCCCGGCAGGTGCGCATCACACCCCCGGAGGTTGTTGCTGCCCTTCCTGTCCCGCTCATTGACCGCACCGACGTTGGCGCCAGTCTGCTGCAGGGGTCATCTTATGCGGAACCCTCCGAGGCCCTTGAGACCATGCGGCAAGCGATGCAAGCCGAGGAATATCAAACATCAGCAGAAATCCCTCTGGGCGTGGTGCGAGCACTGCTCGACTTAGGGCTCACCCTGCAAGCGCAATCGTGGCTGAAAACCTTAGAAGCCACCCTCGGTGACGACTGGCGTCATCAATGGTATTCCGGGGTGACCCATCTCCTGCTCGAAGACTATTCAGCAGCGCAGGTGCACTTTAATAATGTGCTCAACATTTTGCCTGGTGAAGCTGCACCGAAGTTGGCACTTGCGGCCGTCGACGAGCTCATGCTGCAAGCCCAAGGCAATCACACCACCGGGTTACTCGGGGAGGAAAACACTCGCCTGTGTAACCGTCCCGGCACCACCTTGGAAGATATTGACCAGTCGACCATGGATATCCTCGGGGAGCGGTGGACACATCTCACCGCCAACCCGGTCGCGTTACGCTTCCACTCGCTGCGGCTCTACGGCCTGGTGTGGGCAACGAATCCTGCCACAGTGTCTTCCGCGTTTGGGCTTGCCCGCCAACTCAACGCGGAAGGTCAAGTCGAGTTAGCGGTTGCCGCCTTAGACCGGGTACCGCAAGCCTCCCGGCATCATCGCATGGCACAGTTAACCACTATTGTGTTGCTGGTGTCAGGGCCTGCGGAACAACTCACCGAATCCCGCATTCGGCGTGCCGCCCGGCGTCTGGAAGCGATCCCCACCAATGAGCCGCGCCTGCTACAGATTCATGTAGCCATCCAATACGCCGCCTTGAAGTGGCTCCGCGCCCACCATCTGCAAGCAGCCGCATCGGTGAACGATCTGCTCGGGTTTCCATTCACCCATCGCGGCCTACAGCTTGGCCTTGCCGATGGCTTGCGGGCACTCGCCCGCCAAGCACCATTTCCCCGCCACCGGTATCAGCTGGTTGATATGGCGAACTCAGTGCGTCCGGCCACCTGGTTTTAG